GACCGTCCCGATGTGAATCGAGCTGGCGTCGTACAGAATCAGCACGTTGTAGCGCGTGCCTTCCGGCGCCGATTTGCGGGTGACAGACGCCAGCGATTCGATAAGCCTGGCCCAATCCGTTCCAACCCCGGCCATGATGTGCGCGCCGTTGTAGCGGCCGCCTTCACGGCACAGCGACAGCACCTCGGGCGACGCCGCCACGAGCAGATCGGTGTGGGCAAGCACGTCCGACAGGCGCTGCCGCCTTTCGTCGGACAACTCCAGCGCGCCGGCAGTGGGGCAGAAGACCTTCAAGGGGCACAGCAGGTCGATCACCGCGTCGCAGAAGCGCTCGTCGCAAACCCACAACAGCGGTCGAATGCACCGCTGCTGCCGCAGGGCCAGGTTGATCAGGCGCGTCTGCTCCCTGCCGAAGGTCGCGTAGACGTGGAGGATCATCGCGCCTTTGATGCCGCAGGGCGCCAGGCGGTACTCCTGCGTCGGCAGGTCGGGCTGCACGATCAGCACGGGCATGTGACGCGCCAGGGCGGCGGCCACGGGATGCTCGCGGTCCTGATGCGCCCGGTGATCGAGGATCAGGGCAATGTCAAAGCGGCTGTTCAGCATCGGTTCTCACGTCAAAGCGCCATCTCGAAGTAGCCCTTGAGACGGTTGTAGTACTTGAACCCGGCATACAGCATCACCAGCGAAATCATCGCCAGATATCCCATCCCCCACAGGTTGGGCACCGTATGGCTCAGAAGGGCGTCGCGATACGGTTGAACCATCTGGAAGAACGGGTTGAAAAAGTTGATCGTCCGCACCGGCGCCGGGAGCATCTGCACGGTGTAGAAGATCGGCGTGAAGAACACGATCAGCAGCGTCGCGGTCGGAATCACCTGGACGACGTCGCGCAGGAACACGGCCGTGGCGCTGAGAAACAACCCGATGCCCATCAGGAAGGCGAACTGGAGCACGATGGTGGGGATCAGAAACACCACGTGCCAGGTGGGGTAATTGCCGTCGATCAACAGCAGGATGAACAGAAACGCCAGCCCGACGGCGAAGGGCACGGCCGAGACGACCGTCGCGGCCACGGGCAGCGACTCGGACTTGAAGACCACATTCTTGACCAGCGACGACGAGGACAGCACGCACGAGGTCGTGCCGCCCAGGCTGTCCTGGATCGCCAGGTAAGGCACGAAGCCGCTGATCAGCCAGATCGCGTAGGCGAAGGTGGTTTCGGCGCCGGGGAGCTTGCTCTTGTAGATGAACCCGAAGATGAAGGCGTACATGCCCAACAGCAGCAGCGGATGCATCACGGCCCAGAATCGCCCGAGGATCGACCCCATGTACCGGTCCGACAGGCTCATGCGGACGAGGTTGCCCAGCAGCCGAAGGTCCTGCTTTGTCATTCCCAGCACGGGCATCTATTGAACCTCCGACAAGGGCATCGGCTCGACGCTCCATTGAGCCTTGGGCCAGTAGATCGGGTTGGCAAACTCGTAGAACGGGTTCTCGACCTTGAACACGATGGTCCGCCCGGCCAGGACCGCCGGTGAAGGACCGCAGTCCGAGAGCAGTTCGACCCGCAACTCGTATGACGTCTGACCGAGTCGAACCGCCTCCAGCGGCGCCTCGAACACGGCGCTGCCGCCGGAGAGATCCAGTTCGAATCCGTCCTGCGACGCGCGGCGGCAGAGCACCCCCACGCCGTTCATCCGCTCGATGCTGATCCGCAGGTCCGGCTTTGCGATCGGACCGGCGACCGTCACCGGCACGCGAATTCGCATCGGGTCCAGCACGTCGAAAATCAATCGCTCCTGCCCCGACTTGTCCAGCAACGTGATATCGCCGACCTGGCAGCCGTCGGCCGCTCCCGTGGCGCCCAGGCGCGAGCGGAACTGCTTCTGCATCGCCTGCTCGTCGAGCTTGCGAACGTGTTCGACGTAAGCGGCGGTGACGTCGGCCGGATTGCCGTCCATGACCGCGCGCCCGTCGTTCATCCAGATGCAGCGCTGGCACATGTTCTTGATCGTCTCCATGCTGTGGGAGACGACGATCAGGATCCTGCCGCGGTCGCAGATGTCCTTCATGCGGGCCGAGGCCTTGCGGCTGAAGATCGCGTCCCCCACCGACAGCGCCTCGTCGATGATCAGGATTTCCGGCGAGATAAACGTGATCATGGCGAAGGTCAGCCGCGCCTTCATGCCCGAGGAGTACGTGCGAACGGGACGTTCGATGAAGTCCCCCACTTCCGCAAAGGCCACCGCCTCGTCGATCACGGCGTCGACTTCCTTGCGGCTCTTGCCGTTGACTTCGCCGCTGATATAGATGTTTTCGCGCCCGGAGAGGTCCTCTCGCAATCCGACGCCCAGGCTCATGATGCAGTTGACGTGTCCGTCGACCTCGATGGTTCCCGATGTGGGCTGGCTCAGGCCTGCCAGCATCTGAAGTAGAGTCGTCTTGCCGGCGCCGTTGCGCCCGATGATGCCCACGCGCTGCCCCTCGTCGATCCGCAGCGACACGTTATCGACGGCCACCACCGTCCGGGCCTTCTCCTGCACGTCCTGGCGCCCGCGCAGCACGCCCAGCAGCGAGGCGGCCTGGCGCCACGCCGACAGTTGGAACACCTTGCTCAGACCGCGAGTCTCTATGAACATGCTCGCCACCTCAGAGGCTCGTTCACGTAGCTCTCGCCGCTGCCGCCGGGGCAGGTGAAATAGACGTGCTTTCCGTTGTCCCAGCCCCACGCGTCTTCCATCACGTCGGTTCTCAGCGCCCCGGTCCCCCGAAGCACCGCCGCCCCGACCAGACCCTTGCGCAGCCCCGGAGGGGCCGGATAGCCGATCGCGACTCGCGCCGGCCCCACCCCCTCAGGCAGCGCGATCTTCTCGTGCGCCGTGCTGAAAAGATTCGCCATCATTCCCAGCCGCACGTCATGCACCGCCACCTGGAAATGAAGCGTCGATCCGGACATGAGCCGGGACACGACGGCTTCGATGCGCATCTGCCCATCCGTGCAGGCGGCCGTCAGCGACTCGATGCGGGCGTGCTGGCGGGGATAGGAGGATTCGGCGCTGACGCCCGCCCAGCGATAGTACTGCATGCCCACCTCGTGCGCCTCGCCGGACATGCGGATTCGGCCCTTCTCGAGCCAGATCGCCCGGTCGCACAGGCGTTCGAGGTGACCGATGTCGTGCGAGGCGATCACCACCGTGCGCCCCGAGCAGCAGAGGTCTTTGATGCGACGGATGGACCGGCCCTGAAAATGCTCGTCCCCCACGACCAGCAGCTCGTCGATCAGCAGCACCTCCGCCGGCGAGGCCGTCACCACCGAAAAGACCAGCTTGGCGGCCATCCCGCTGGAGTAGGTGATGACCTTGCGGTCGATGACCTCTTCGAGTTCGGAGAATTCGATGATTTCCGGTTCCAGGCGGCGGACCTCTTTGCGGGTGCAGCCCTGCAAGGCCAACCGGCGGCGGATATTGTCGCGCCCGCTGAGTTCCGGCACGAAGCCCGTGGCGACTTCCAGGATGCCCGAAACGTGCCCGCCGACGCGCACCTGCCCCGCCGAGGCGTTCGAGACGCCGCTGAGCACCTTCAGCAGCGTGCTCTTGCCAGCCCCGTTGGCGCCGATAACGCCCATCACTTGCCCCCGGTCCACCTCGAAGCTCACATCATCCAGCGCCAGAAATTTTTTGCAGTTGCGGCTGCGGTTGCCCCACATCGCCTGCCCAAGCCGGCTGACCAGCGCGTATTCCTTTGAGAGATGGCTCACCGAAATCAATGATGTCTCCAGCAGCTTGCAGGAGGTCGCGTAGATTTCCCGGCGCGGGGAGTCCCGCGTCCTGGAGGATTGGGCATATCATCGTGCATCTGGTCAGGATGATAGGGCAGCGCAGAGAGGTTTGCAAGAGCCCTGCCTCCCGACGAGGCGATTGACAATCGACTCGGGAGGTCTTATCATCCTTGCCTCTTACGGTCTTCGTCTTTTCGTTCCGCGTGGATCATGTGACGAAGGCATAACACCCTTAAGGCACGGTACATCATGTGTGGCATAGCGGGCATCGTAGACGTGAAGGGGCGGAGGCTGCCACACCTCCACCGCTGCCTTGACGCGATGAACACGCTCCAGCGACACCGGGGGCCTGACGGGGAAGGCATCTGGGAGCATCCGGCCCAGCACGTCGGTTTCGGTCATCGGCGGTTGAGCATCATCGACCTGACGACGGGCGACCAGCCCATGCGCGACGAGGGCGGCAACTGGGTCACCTATAACGGCGAGATCTACAATTACGTCGAGCTGCGGGAAGAGATCGGCCTGGAGCATTTTCGAACCACCAGCGACACCGAGGTCATTCTCCAGGCGTACCGCAAGTGGGGGCAGGACTGCGTCAGCCATTTCCGGGGCATGTTCGCCTTCGCCCTCTGGGACAACGGCAATCAGTCGCTGTTTTGCGCCCGCGACCGGTTCGGCATCAAGCCGTTCTATCATGCCCTCGTCGACGGCGTGTTTTACTTCGCCTCCGAGTGCAAAGCCCTGTTGCCGTTCCTCGACGCCATCGAGACCGACATCGAGGGGCTTCACGACTACCTGAGCTTCCAGTTCTGCCTGGCGGGCAAGACGCTCTTCAAGGGCGTCCAGGAATTGCTGCCCGGGCGCGTGCTGACGATCAGCAACGGCCAGATCCAGTCCCGCAAATACTGGGAAGTACACTACGATCTGGATTTCGAGCATACCGGGGTGTACTTCGAGCGCCAGATCGAGCAGTTGCTGCGCGACTCGGTGCGCGTGCATCTGCGCAGCGACGTCAAAGTAGGCTCCTACGTCAGCGGCGGGCTGGATTCGAGCATCGTGGCGGCCCTGGCATCGGAGATCTACGGCGACCAGTTCATCACCTTCAACGGGCGGTTCGACTGCGGCCCGGAGTACGACGAAAGCCGCTACGCCCAGGAACTGGCCGACCAGCTTCAGTGCCCGCTGCACATCGCCGACATCAACGTGCAGGACTTCCTGGACAACATCCGCAAGGTCATCTACCACCTGGACTTCCCCGTCGCCGGGCCGGGCTCTTTCCCGCAGTACATGGTCTCGCAACTGGCGGCGCGCCATCGCAAGGTGGTCCTGGGCGGCCAGGGCGGCGACGAGATTTTCGGCGGCTACGCGCGGTACATCATCGCGTACTTCGAGCAGTGCATCCGTGCCGCCATCGACGGCACCACGCGCAACGGCAACTTCATCGTCACGTACGAATCGATCATTCCCAACCTGGTGACCCTGAGGCAGTACAAACCGCTGCTGCAGGAGTTCTGGCGCGAGGGGCTCTTCGAGGACATCGACAAGCGATACTTCCGCCTGATCAACCGCGCCAACCTTCTCCAGGAGGAGATCAACTGGTCGGCGCTGGGAAATTATTCTCCGTTCGAGACCTTCCGGAGCATCTTCCACGCCGACAACGTGCGGAAGGAATCGTATTTCGACAGCATGACCCACTTCGACTTCAAGACGCTGCTGCCGGCCCTGCTGCAGGTGGAAGACCGCGTGGGCATGGCGCACGGGCTGGAGACGCGCGTGCCGTTCCTGGACCACGCGCTGGTGGAAATGGCCGCGGCCATGCCCAGCAACATCAAGTTCAAGGACGGCACGCTCAAGCATTCGCTGCGCAACGCCATGGGCTCGCTGCTGCCCGAGGGCATCCGCCAGCGCAAGGACAAGATGGGATTCCCCGTGCCGCTGAGCGACTGGGTCGCCGGCGACGCGCGCGAGTTCGTTCGCGATGTCTTTTCGTGCCGCCCGGCCCTGGAGCGCGGGCTCGTCAATAACAAGAATGTTCTGCAGAACATGGATCGTGAGCCCAAGTTCGGTCGCAAGACTTGGGGACTACTGTGCCTGGAACTCTGGCAGCAGGAGTTCCATGACAAACAGAGCCAGTACAAGAAGCTGGTTTCTGCTTAAGGAGAAGAAACATGAAAGTGCTGATTACGGGTGGCGCGGGATTCGTAGGCTCCAATCTGGCCGACCGGCTGCTGGCGCGGGGCGATGACGTTCTGGTCATCGACAATTACGCCACCGGGCGCCGCGACAACCTCGCCGCGCATCCGCGACTCAAGGTCGTCGAAGGCAGCATCGTCGACGCCGCCCTGCTCGACAGCCTCTTCGACGAGTTCAAGCCCGAGAAGGTCGTTCATGCGGCCGCTTCGTACAAGGACCCCGACAACTGGATCGAGGACATCCGCACCAATATCGAAGGCTCGGCCAACGTCGCCCGCGCCTGCGTGCGCACCGGCGTGTCGCGGATGATCTATTTCCAGACCGCCCTGTGCTACGGGATTACCCCCCTCGAGCAGCCCATCACCCTCAGCCATCCCATCCGCCCCGAGGGCAGTTCCTACGCCTACAGCAAGACCGCCGGCGAGCAGTACATCAACCTCTCGGGCGTCGAGTGCGTCACCTTCCGCCTGGCCAACGCGTACGGCCCGCGGAATATCAGCGGCCCGCTGCCGACGTTCTTCAGCCGCCTGACCACGGGCAAGACCTGCTTCTGCATGGACACCCGGCGCGACTTCATCTACATCCAGGACCTGGTCGATTGCGTGGTGCCCGCCCTGGACGGCAAAGGCCACAAGGGCGCCTACCACATCTCCTCGGGCTCGGATTATTCCATCAAGGAACTTTTCGACGCCACTATCGCCGCCCTGGGCATCAAGCTCGACAAGCCCGTTGAAGTGCGGCCGCGAAATCCCGACGACACGTACACCATCCTGCTGGACCCCTCCAAAACCCAGCAGGACTTCGGATGGAAGGTCAAGACGCCGCTGGAAGCGGGCGTCAAAGCCGCCATCGAATACTACCAGACCTACGGAATCACCCAGACCTTTACGCACTTGAAGCTGCAGAAGTGATGGAATTTCTTTCCCTCAGATTGAGGGCATAAAGGAGTCAACGTGAGCAGCGTTGCAGGCAGCCGTGTTCTAGTCGTGGGCGGGGCGGGGTTCGTCGGGGCCAATCTCGTCAAGGCGCTCTTGGCGAAGTCGGCCCGGCACGTGGTGGCGGTGGACAACCTCCTCTCGGCCGAGCAGGCCAATTTGCCCAAGTCGTCGAAGGTGACCTTCATCAAGGGCTCCATCACCAGCGACAAGGTCCTGGAGTCTCTCAAGGACAACTTCGACTACATGTTCCAACTGGCCACGTACCATGGCAATCAGAACTCGATGGCCGACCCGCTGGCCGACCATGCCAACAACACGCTGACCACGCTGAAATTCTGCGAGCGCGTCAAGAGTTTCAAGAAGATCCGCAAGGTGGTGTATTCGTCGGCCGGCTGCACCGTGGCCGAAAAGACCTACAACGACGCCCAGGCCACGACCGAAGAGTCGCCGGTCTCGCTGTGGATGGACACCCCCTACCAGATGTCGAAGATTATCGGCGAGCTGCATTTCAACTACTACTTCAAGCGGTTCGCCCTGCCGGTGGTCAAGGCGCGTTTCCAGAACGTGTACGGCCCGGGCGAGATTCTCGGCGCGGGCAAGTGGCGAGGCACGCCGGCTACCGTGTGGCGCAACGTCGTGCCGACGTTCGTGTACCGCGCGCTCAAGCAGATGGACCTGCCGGTTGAAAACGGCGGGATCGCCACGCGTGATTTCATCTACGTCGAGGATATTGTCGCCGGCCTCATCGCCTGTGCCGAGCGCGGCACGGCGGGCGAAGTTTACAACGTCGCCAGCGGCATGGAGACGTCGATCCTGGATTTGGCCAACAGCATCAACCGCCTGACGGAAAACCCCACGCCCATCGACTACAAGCCCCCGCGGGACTGGGACCGCAGCGGCAAGCGGTACGGCAGCACCGAAAAGGCCCGCCTGCAGCTTGGCTTCGAGGCCACGGTCCAACTGGAAGAGGGCCTCAAGCGAACCGTCGAGTGGACCCGCGCGAATCTGCCCCTGATCGACAAGTGCATCAACAAGCACCGTAAGCACATGGCCTGAGGCTCAGGCGTTTGCGGGCCCGCCGGCCAGGATCGAGACGATCCGCCCGCTGCTGCGGCCGTCGCCGTAGAGGTCCGCCGGGCGGTCCTGTGGCAGTTCCGCGCCGCGGCTCTCGAAAGACGCCACGGCCTTGAGGATTGCCTCTTCGCTCGCCCCGGCCAGCACGTTGCACCGGGCCTCGACGAGCTCGCTCCATTCGGTTTCGTCGCGCAAGGTCACGCAAGGCACGTCGAACCAGAACGCTTCCTTCTGAACGCCGCCGGAGTCGGTCATGATCATCCGCGCGGCGGCCTCGAGCATCAGCATGTCCAGGTACGGCACCGGGTCGATCAGCCGCACGCCGCAGGCAAGCTGCTCGCCCGCCAGTTTCTGCCTCGTGCGCGGATGCACCGGAAAGATGACCGGCTTGTCCAGTTGAGCGAACGCCCGCAGAATCCCGTTCAGGCGGGCCGGGTCGTCGGTATTCTCCGCCCGGTGTACCGTCGCCAGGTAGAACGACTTGGGCTCAAGCCCCAACCGCGCCAGGATGTCGGACTTGCGGCCGAGTTCGGCGTTGAAGAGCACCGAATCGTACATCACGTCGCCCGTCTTGTGGACGCCCTTGACGATCCCCTCGGCCGCGAGATGACTGACCGCCGCGTCGGTCGGGCAGAACAGCGCGCTGGACAAATGATCGGCGACGACGCGGTTGATCTCCTCAGGCATGCGCCGATTGAAGCTGCGCAGGCCCGCCTCGACGTGAGCGATGGGCACGTGAATCTTCACTGCCGCCAGCGCCGCGGCCAGCGTCGAGTTGGTGTCGCCGTAGATCAGCACCCAGTCGGGTTTCTCGGACAGGATGACCTGTTCGAGCCGGTCGAGCATGACGGCCGTTTGCGCGCCGTGGCTGCCGGAGCCGACGCCCAGGTTCATCGCCGGCTGCGGAATCTGCAGTTCGTCGAAGAAGACCTTGGACATGTTGTCGTCGTAGTGCTGTCCGGTGTGGACGATGCGCTCTTGCAGAACCGCCCCGCCATGCTCGGCGTTATGCGCCGCGATGGCCCTGCTCACAGCCGCCGCCTTAACAAACTGCGGCCGCGCCCCCACAACCGTCAGAATCTTCCGTGCCTGGCTCAAGAATCTTCTCCATAAGAGTCTGCTGCGCAGTTCACCACTTGAGCACGCCCTCGTCAAGGCTTTTCGCTTTTTGCTGGCAGCTAACCACCTGTTTTCAAGCGTTGCTTTAGCTCTTCGCCAAGCGTACAATTTGTAAGATTGGTACAATGGAGGCACTGCGATGACTACCGTGCGAATATCTGAAGCTCGTCAAAATCTGGCCGACCTGGGCAGCCGCGTCGCGCTGCGGGGCGAGCGCGTGGTGGTGGAACGCCACGGCAAGAACCTCTTCGCCCTGGTGCCGATGGAAGACGTGGAACTGCTCGAGCGAATCGAGGACGAAACCGACATCCGCCTGGCGCGCAAGGCCATGAAGGAAAAAGGCCGCAACATCCCGTGGGAGAAGGTCAAGAAGGACTTGGGACTGTAGCGCCGCATGAGCTATCGAATCGAATTTCGGCCGGCCGCTCTGCGGCAGATGCGGCGAATCCCCAAGGTCTTCAAGGCCCGCCTCATGACGGCCATCGCCGCGTTGTCTCATACCCCCCGCCCGCCGGGCAGCGTGCAGCTTGCGGGGCCTGATGACTTCCACCGCATCCGTGTTGGCGACTACCGCGTCATCTACCTGATACACGACCGCGTGCTCCTGATATGTGTCGTCCGCATCGGCCATCGAAGGGATGTCTACCGGGAGCTGTAACTTCGCGATGAAAATGGCAGCATCCTTTATTCGCCTGCCGATTTCTTCTCTTGCGACAGCACATTCTCCAGCGCCGCCGATGCCGGGCCTGGTCTTGCCCTCACGGTCAAGGGAGAATCGATAGACGTACTTCCAGGGCCCAAAGACGTAGTCGCCCGCCTTGGCCCAATCGATGGGCGAAGCTTTGAGGCCGGCAGCTTTATCCCACTCCGCTCGCATCGGCTCAAGCCGCTCAAGTAGTTCGTCCATCGCCTCTCGTGGCCGGCCGCCTTCCGCCAGGGCATCTGTCATCGCCTCCAGCATCGTCCTGATAGACGCGTTCCACGTCGGGTACATCAAGTAGCATTTCTCGCCGCAGTGGACGGTCACCATATATCCGCGACCCAGCTTAAGTCTCACATCCGGCTCCAATTCCCGGAGCGACTCCAGCACACCGGCGCCTGCCATGGCACCGATGAACGCTTTAGTCTGATCTTCTCCCAAGCTGCATGAGACCTTTCCCGGTACGGGCGAGCCCGGCAGGGCTGGCACAGAGCCCTTGTACATGATCACGCTGAGGAATTGGTGCGGCTGGTTCTGGCCGATGTATTGCACTTCGATTCTCGTAGCTCCCAAGCCAATCTGGCCGGCGGTCTTCCAAGTGGGCTGCTTGTCGGCCAGCTTGGCAAGGGTGGCGTCGATGGTGGTGGCGGCTTCGCCTTTGGGTGGGAACAGCGCCCGCAGTTGCAGCAGTTGCCAGTAGACCTGCGCATTGAACGGCAGCGTTCGCTGATACGTCCAGCCGGCCGGGCGGGTCCGGCGTAGGGAGCATGTCGCGGACGGGGCTGGCTGTCATCTTCGACCGGCTCAGCCAACCCGTTGCCACCAGGTGATCGATGATCTTCCCAGCCGCGGCCGCATCGATCTGCGCGGCCGGCCAGTAGGGCGCCCGCTTATCTCGGGCGCCGGTGACCCTCAGCGTCAGGCTGGGATATTCTCCCGCCTTTTGCCGCGCCGGCGGAATGAATCTGATATCCAACTGGAAGGTCTTGAGGTCGCCTTTGAGCAGGGCCGCATTACGCTGGTCCTGGGTTTGGGACTGGGATTGTGCGCCCGCCGCCAGAGCGGCGGCCAACAGAACTGCTGCAGGGTTTATCATTTCATGTCCTTTTGCCTGTTGCCTACGAAGATAGACGCTCCCAAAATGGCGAAGTTCCTGTAATCTGGCGATAAACCGAAGGCTCGGGTGGGGCAACAACCGCGTCGAGCAAGCTCGACCGCTAACGTGTGCTTTGTAAGCTTTGCTGCCGGTTTTGCGTTTTCCACTACAAAGGACCAACTGCCTTGCAACAGATTGATGTGAATACGTCCAGCGTGATAACTGAACTAACGCCGGGCTCGGTGGGCATCAACGTCGACTACCTGCGCGACATGGATTCCAACCGCCCTGCCGCGCGGCCGATTGCTGAGGCGCTGCGGGAGATGGGGGCGGCTTGGCTGCGGTATCCCGGCGGGGGCAAGTCGGACTCGCATCTGTGGTCGACGCCGCCTTGGGATAAACCGCGGCCTCAGATTTACAGGGCCTATGCGGATTGGGCGGTCGGGCATGAGGTGATGGACTTCGACGCCTTCATCGCCCTGTCGCGGCAGGTGGGGGCGGAGCCGTATGTCGTCGTCGGGTGCAAGCGGGCCGGGCCGATCTCGGTCGAGGAGTATTTCGAGAACGCCGTTGAGTGGGTGCGGTACGCCAACGTCAAGAAAGGCTACGGCGTGCGGTACTGGGAGATCGGCAACGAAAACTGGCTCAACGACATCAACAAGCCCGAAGAGATGGCCCCGCTGGTGGTGAGGTTCTCGCGGGCGATGAAGGCCGTCGATCCGACCATCCTCGTCGGCTCAAACGGCTTCAACATGTCCTGGTGGGAGAAGTTCCTGCCCGAGGCCGCGGGCGATCTGGACTTCCTCTCGCTGAGCACCTACCCCTGCAGCACGTGGATGGGCTACGACTACTATCGCACGCACGCCGAGCTGGTGCTGTGCGAGCAGGCGCGAATCGCCTCAGAGGCGATCGACAAGCACGCCCCGCCGGCTGACCGGCAGCGGCTTTTCGTGGCCGCCGTCGAGCTCAACTCGATGGACTACGCCACGGGCGGCTGGCCCAACCGCAACAACCTCGGCCACGCGATCGTGACGGCTGAGATCATCGGCCAACTGCTTCAGACGCCGCGGGTGCGCCTGGCGATGCTGTGGAACACGCGCTGGGTCGAACCCGAGCCCGAGACGATCTGGTACGGCCTGGGCAAGAGCAACGAGCTGCTGCCCGCCGGCCGCGCCGTGGCGGTCTGGGGGCAATTCCTGCACGACACGTTCGTGGCGTGCAGCCGCACCGACACGATCGTGACCTTCGCCAGCCTCTGCCAGAGCAGCGGCAAGCTCAGCGTGTGGCTGATCAACAAGGATCTCTCGCCGGCGCAGGTGTCGCTGAAGATCGAAGGTCCGCGGCGGTACTCGCAGGCGCGGCGATGGTGCTTTCACGGCCAGGGGCCCGACGACATGCACCCGGTATGGGACGGTGACGACGCCGCCGCGACAGTCGAAGGCGGCCATATCGAAGCGCTGACCTTGCCCGGTCCGTCGATGACGGTGCTGGCGCTGGAATGACGCAGCCGGGCGTTGGCCCCCGGGTGCCATGGCGGCCGTTTCAGAGCCGCCATGTCCCTGAGGCTTGCTCGCAAGCATGGCGGCTGAAAGACGGCCGCCATGGCACCCGGGTTCTCAGGCGTCACAAGGAGCTACCTATCGTGCCGAGGGCATCGCGACTATAATAAGTGGAGCCATGGATATCCCCGTAGAACTGTCGCGTATTTTGATCACCGAGCTGGGCGACCAGCAGGTGATATTCCTGCGCGAGAAGAGCGGCGATCGCAGCTTCCCGATCCTCATCGGCACCAACGAGGCCCTGGCGATCGACCGGCGGCTCAAGGGGCAGCTGACGCCGCGGCCGATGACGCACGACCTGCTGGCGACGGTGATTGACGTCATGGGCGGGCGGCTGGAGCGCATCGTCATCAACGACATACGCGACCACACGTTCATCGCCACGATCTACATCGCCCAGGGCGAAAAGACGATCGAGGTCGACGCCAGGCCCTCCGACGCGATCGCGCTG
The sequence above is a segment of the Planctomycetaceae bacterium genome. Coding sequences within it:
- a CDS encoding type II toxin-antitoxin system Phd/YefM family antitoxin, yielding MTTVRISEARQNLADLGSRVALRGERVVVERHGKNLFALVPMEDVELLERIEDETDIRLARKAMKEKGRNIPWEKVKKDLGL
- a CDS encoding bifunctional nuclease domain-containing protein encodes the protein MDIPVELSRILITELGDQQVIFLREKSGDRSFPILIGTNEALAIDRRLKGQLTPRPMTHDLLATVIDVMGGRLERIVINDIRDHTFIATIYIAQGEKTIEVDARPSDAIALGTAQDTPIFVSQHVLDNVTNGPPTKNERLELLRHRLAALEQAIGEVTERLNDNDFISQAPADVISQLDTQLEEMRREHDAIDRVLKKLG
- the wecB gene encoding UDP-N-acetylglucosamine 2-epimerase (non-hydrolyzing), which gives rise to MSQARKILTVVGARPQFVKAAAVSRAIAAHNAEHGGAVLQERIVHTGQHYDDNMSKVFFDELQIPQPAMNLGVGSGSHGAQTAVMLDRLEQVILSEKPDWVLIYGDTNSTLAAALAAVKIHVPIAHVEAGLRSFNRRMPEEINRVVADHLSSALFCPTDAAVSHLAAEGIVKGVHKTGDVMYDSVLFNAELGRKSDILARLGLEPKSFYLATVHRAENTDDPARLNGILRAFAQLDKPVIFPVHPRTRQKLAGEQLACGVRLIDPVPYLDMLMLEAAARMIMTDSGGVQKEAFWFDVPCVTLRDETEWSELVEARCNVLAGASEEAILKAVASFESRGAELPQDRPADLYGDGRSSGRIVSILAGGPANA
- a CDS encoding type II toxin-antitoxin system RelE/ParE family toxin — its product is MSYRIEFRPAALRQMRRIPKVFKARLMTAIAALSHTPRPPGSVQLAGPDDFHRIRVGDYRVIYLIHDRVLLICVVRIGHRRDVYREL